In a genomic window of Candidatus Hydrogenedentota bacterium:
- a CDS encoding TIGR00730 family Rossman fold protein, giving the protein MKHICVYAASSDAAGEHYKEAARRLGGLIAERGCTLVYGAGNVGLMGECARAVHAGGGRVVGVIPDRLADLELAYREADELIVTETMRDRKAIMAERADAFVALPGSIGTLEEMIEVLVLKQLGYHRKPCVFLNVDGFYDHLFAFLGRLVEERFFKESSLDMFGVCMTPAAVFEYLDGYVPAPPPHKWF; this is encoded by the coding sequence GTGAAACATATCTGCGTCTACGCCGCATCCTCCGACGCGGCGGGTGAACACTACAAGGAGGCCGCGCGGCGGCTGGGCGGGCTCATCGCCGAACGGGGCTGCACCCTGGTCTACGGCGCGGGAAATGTCGGGCTCATGGGCGAGTGCGCGCGCGCGGTGCACGCGGGCGGGGGCCGGGTCGTAGGCGTGATTCCCGACCGGCTGGCGGACCTGGAGCTGGCCTACCGCGAGGCGGACGAGCTGATCGTCACGGAGACCATGCGCGACCGCAAGGCCATCATGGCCGAACGGGCCGACGCCTTTGTGGCGCTTCCCGGCAGCATCGGCACCCTCGAGGAGATGATCGAGGTGCTGGTCCTCAAGCAGCTCGGCTACCACCGCAAGCCCTGCGTGTTCCTGAACGTGGACGGGTTCTACGACCACCTCTTCGCCTTTCTGGGGCGGCTGGTGGAGGAGCGCTTTTTCAAGGAGTCCAGTCTGGACATGTTCGGCGTGTGCATGACCCCGGCGGCCGTCTTCGAGTAC
- a CDS encoding class I SAM-dependent RNA methyltransferase, producing the protein MNGPGTLVTVEIETLAHGGDGLGRVDGRVCFVPFALPGDRVLGRVNRRTPSAWWATLLKVERPSPDRVPCLGGAAVRAERAYLWGCLAYPAQSEWKRRIAADCLARIAKITPELRLVEDPSQRLGYRTRAEFHGDGEDLGYYAHRTHDILPMPRCPLCHDRVNEMLAELAPLKVRGSVTVTVHPETGEALIWASPATGPRLAGHFQNVNWPGDGRPRARFEMDGVPVVNGTFCQSGLLLNRLLVREVRAMAGGCRSLLDLYCGNGNLSLGMAREGVRVTGMDHAGEAVDAARAAGAGDYLRGGEEAMARAVAAGGHRVILLDPPRTGAAALTPALAAADAARIVYVSCDPATLARDLRALAAGGWRVSDAAVLDLFPHTPHLETVCLLQRD; encoded by the coding sequence ATGAACGGCCCGGGCACCCTGGTGACCGTCGAGATTGAGACGCTGGCCCACGGCGGGGACGGCCTGGGCCGGGTGGACGGCCGGGTCTGTTTTGTGCCCTTCGCCCTGCCGGGGGACCGGGTGCTGGGGCGGGTGAACCGTCGCACGCCTTCGGCGTGGTGGGCCACCCTGCTGAAGGTGGAGCGGCCCTCGCCGGACCGGGTGCCCTGCCTGGGCGGCGCGGCGGTGAGGGCGGAGCGGGCCTATCTCTGGGGATGCCTGGCCTATCCGGCGCAGTCGGAGTGGAAGCGGCGCATCGCGGCGGACTGCCTGGCGCGCATCGCGAAAATCACCCCGGAACTGCGGCTGGTCGAGGACCCGTCCCAGCGGCTCGGCTACCGCACCCGCGCCGAATTCCACGGCGACGGCGAGGACCTGGGCTATTACGCGCACCGCACGCACGACATTCTGCCCATGCCGCGCTGCCCCCTCTGCCATGACCGGGTCAATGAAATGCTGGCCGAACTGGCGCCCCTGAAGGTGCGCGGTTCCGTGACTGTCACGGTCCACCCGGAAACGGGGGAGGCCCTAATTTGGGCGTCGCCCGCAACGGGGCCGCGCCTTGCGGGGCACTTCCAAAACGTGAACTGGCCGGGCGACGGGCGGCCCCGCGCCCGCTTCGAAATGGACGGGGTGCCCGTGGTGAACGGCACCTTCTGCCAGTCGGGGCTGCTGCTGAACCGGCTGCTGGTGCGGGAGGTCCGGGCCATGGCGGGCGGCTGCCGCTCCCTGCTGGACCTCTACTGCGGCAACGGCAACCTCTCGCTTGGCATGGCGCGGGAGGGGGTCCGCGTCACGGGGATGGACCATGCGGGCGAGGCCGTGGACGCGGCGCGGGCGGCGGGCGCGGGGGACTATCTCCGGGGCGGCGAGGAGGCCATGGCGCGCGCCGTGGCGGCCGGCGGCCACCGGGTGATTCTGCTGGACCCGCCCCGCACGGGTGCGGCGGCGCTGACGCCGGCCCTTGCGGCGGCGGACGCGGCGCGGATAGTCTATGTGTCCTGCGACCCCGCCACGCTGGCGCGCGACCTCCGCGCGCTCGCGGCGGGCGGCTGGCGGGTGTCCGACGCGGCGGTGCTGGACCTCTTTCCCCACACGCCGCACCTGGAGACGGTGTGTCTCCTCCAACGGGACTGA